GCTCCTCAGAGTGTAGGAGGGAAAGAATTTTTTCCCCATGGGGTCATTTATAAGTAGCTCTACCCTTACACTGTAGgcctgtgtgacagagacagagagagggacagatagggacagatagggacagaaagaaagggagagaaatgagaagcatcaattccttgttgtgggaccttagttgttcattgattgctttctcatatgtgccttgaccggggggcttcagcagaccgagtgatcccttgctcaagccagggacctcgggctcaagctggtgagctttgctcaaaccagatgagcccgtgctcaagctggcaacctcagggtttcgaacctggatcttccgcatcccagttcaacactctatccactgtgcccctgcctggtcaggcacactgcaggcttttttaaaaaaagattttatttcttgattttagagaggagagagagagagagaaatgaagggtggggagaagcaggaagcatcaactggtagtagttgcttcttatatgtgccttaattgggcaagcccagggttttgaaccagcgacttcagcattccaggtcaatacttgatccactgcaccaccatttggCCAGGCAGATTTTAAAAACTCTCATAGCCACTGTACATGCCTTAGGCTTGCTCAGAGACCATACGACAGGACCTCTGTTTTCTCATGGTGAGCTCTAGTGTTCTGGGTGGAGAGGGGAGGCCCTTTCTTGTTAGACGACATCTCCTGGGCCATCTTCAGGCCATCACAGATGCTCTAACAACATGGGATGTTGAAAAAGAAGGATTGGATCTCTGAGACATTTATATCTATGAATGAATTTACATGCTCTACTCCAGGGATATAGCAGGAGACAGTCTTCAGAAAAGCCCCTGATTCAAGGTGACTTGCTGTCTCTAACCCTAGACGTAGAAGAAACTGACAGCTGAATttcagaactttttaaaatttgactagTGATGTTTCCCACTGGCTGCTTTTAAGTACTATTACCTCCAGTGTTTATGTCTTGCTTCCGTGAGCCCTTGTCACAACAGATTCAGAGGGTCAGCAaaagtctccctccctcccttgactggcttcttgctcctctcctcaCCTCCAAACAGGTGGTGTCtgtgttctgctgctttggtCTCTGGATCCCTCGTTCTCTCATGCTCGTGGAAATGGCCATAACCTCGTGAGTGTCCGCCCACCCAGCTCTGGGCCCCGTACTCTTTCTGGGGTCCCCTTCTGCTTCCCACTCACCCACGACTCTGGAGTCCATGTCTTCTTTTATCCCCTATCCCTTCAATCCCACAAATCCTTGCAAACCAGTTAGCACTGATTATGAATCTAGCCCTTTCCAACTTGTGCTAACCCAGGTCTCTTGAACTTCTTCTGCATCTGTTCATCCTCAGCCACCATTTCCTCCCCACAGCCTGAAATAACCCCTCTTCCCAGGCCCCTGGGCCTCGTCCTCCCTCTCGTCCCTCTTGGGTCACAGCAGAAGGCCTCGCCCCATGACGATCTCCCCAGGAAGCCCCACCTCTCCCGCTCCCTTTGCGGCCCAGGGTGTCCCCTCGGCTggctgctgcctgccctctgtTCTCTCAGGCCCACTTCTCCCTCGCTCCAGGTTTTATGCGGTGTGCTTTTACCTGCTGATGCTGGTCATAGTGGAAGGCTTCGGTGGGAAGGAGGCAGTCGTGAGGACACTGAAGGACACCCCGATGATGATCCATACCggcccctgctgctgctgctgcccctgctgccccAAACTCATGCTCACCAGGTAAGGCGGGAGGGGGAGGCGTCCTCAAAGAATAGACTACCTCTTCTTGTGCTCTCCCAAGGGTGCCTGCTGGCTCTCTCTGCCCTGCTCCAAGTCTCTGGGAGTTATTCTTGTGGGGGACAAACCCACTGATGAAAGGCACATGTTGGGCACCCACCcaggggagcagagaaagaagaactCTGAAGTTCCTGTTACTTCAGCCCGCTGCCCCCTACAAATTCAGCCACACAGAACGTCACTTGCCCCTCTGCTCATTTTGGTTAATGAGGTTGGGTCATCACTGATAGTTCTTGCTTAAAAGGCAGTGTTCTGATCTAGGAGCAAGTGGGAAGCAAGAAGAATggttgccaggccctggccagtgggctcagcgttggcctggcatgtggaagacccgggttcgattcctggccagggcacacaggagaagcacccatctgcttctccaccttccccttccccttctcctttctctctatctctctcttcccctcccgcagccagggttccattggagcaaactggcccaggtgctgaggatggatctatggcctccgcctcaggcgctagaatggctccaattgcagcagagaaatgccccagatgggcagagcatcgccccctggtgggcatgccgggtggatctgggtcgggcgcatgtgggagtccatctgtctgcctctcccccgcttctcacttcagaaaaatacaaaaaaataattttttttttttttacagagagagtcagagagagggacagacagacaggaacagagagatgagaagcatcaactatcagtttttcgttgcgcattgcaacaccttaattttcattgattgccttcttatacgtgccttgaccgcgggccttcagcagactgaggaatcccttgctcgagccagcaaccttgggctcaagctggtgagcttttgctcaaaccagatgagccctcactcaagctggcgacctcggggtctcgaacctgggtcttccgcatcccagtccgatgctctatccactgcgccaccacccggtcaggggaaaaaaaaaaaaaaaaattaaaacataagcaAGAAGAAGGGTTGTCAATGCTCTCAGCATCCTGGCTTCTTCCTGTGATCATCCATTGAAATATTTTGGTGTCTCTGGTGGCAGCCAAGCCTCAGCCCAGGAGCCCAGTGAGGAGATGAGTGCCACAACCAGCTGGGGCAATGGGTGTGCACAAAAGGAAGGAGCTGCAGGATTTGAGaaaagacacaacatagagaagaGATGGGTACAAGGGACTCCCAGACTCTAGGACtgagcctcatcgtatttatttgtgtctttgctCATTAAGCAAAtaagcagagcctgggtcaaattagccTAGAATGGATTCAGGTGTGGAGAAGGCTAATTAATATCTTTCAggcatgtaggaaaatggccatagggatcagctgtttcctATAAACAgtcttatcagtgcttgcaggggcagtgttctgcccccacaggacttggcgttccaaagtccgcaccaaagacttgtttcagggcaATCTAATCTCCCGTCATTTTCCTACAGATGAGAGTCTTCTTGGGGTGGGGAGCCTGTGGGTCTGTGTTccaactctcttctccttcaggaagaaGCTTCAGCTGCTGATGTTGGGCCCGTTCCAGTATGCCTTCTTCAAAATAATGCTGTGTCTGGTGGGCTTGTTTCTCGTCCCTGATGGCATCTATGACCCAGCAGACGTAAGCCAGGAGTAAAGGGCAGCAAAGCCTGAGACTCATTTAGTACCTTTGAGCTCTGGAAAGAATAGCCGGGGCCTATAACCCCTGATACCTGGGGACAGGGTGACTGTGGAAAACTAGAGGTTCAGGGACTATGGTGGAAGAGAGGACACTAGAATAGGCCAAGGCTATGGGGCTTTTTTATTACCTAGTCCACCTCAGGGGAAGAAATCAAAGATAAGGGCTTGCCTCCCCACTGACTCCTATTTGGTCTGCCACCAGATTTCTGAGGGAAGCACAGCTCTGTGGATCAACACTTTCCTCGGTGTGTCCACCCTGTTGGCTCTCTGGAGCCTGGCCATCCTTTTCCGTCAAGCCAGGCTGCACCTGGGTGAGCAGAACATAGGAGCCAAATTTGCTCTGTTCCAGGTAACTATACACTGAGAGGCAAAAGATGGCTCATAAGAGAGCTACAAATACTTGGGTTAGGAGGTGAGACTAATAAAGGCTAAAAGCAGGTCTGGGGATCTTCTTAAGCCTTAGGTTTCCTGTGAGATTTGGAAAATGATCCCTGTCCCTTCCCAGTTTTTGCTTTTTGCACTGTAATTGTTTGCTAGgtttgccataacaaaatactgagtggcttaaaacaatggaaacatattctctcacagttctggaagctagaagtccaaaGTCAAGATGTCAGGTGGGCCGTACTCTGAAACCTGTAGGGGGGAATCCCTCCTCGCCTCTCCCTGTCTTCTGCAGATGTGCCAGCATCTCAGCACTCCCTGGCTTGCGGCTGCATCACTCCGGTTTCTGCCTCTGTCATCACGTGGCCTTCTCCTCTCCTGTGtctgtttcttgtttctcttcctcttcttataaggacaccagtgtATTAGAATAAGGACCCATCTTACTCcagtatgacttcatcttaaccAGTTACATATAATTAGTTAACCAAGACAATGATGCTGTTTCAAAATAAGGTCACAATGTGAGATACTGGGGCTTAGCACTCCAACATACATGTTTGAGGGACACAGTTCAACCCACAACACATGTATTATCAAATCTTAAATTCTTctgcctttgttttttattttcttttttatgactactTCCTAAAACCCTGTAACCCATCACTACCAGTAGCATTAGCATTATAGCAGCTACAACTATGACCTACCTACATCACACCTAGGCACTTTTCATACATTACACTTTAATTTCCACAAACATCTTAGAAGCCattagagtttttgtttgtttgttttttacagggacagagagagtcagagagagggatagatagggacagacagacaggaacggagagagatgagaagcatcaatcatcagttttttttcgttgcgacacttttaggtgttcattgattgcttcctcatatgtgccttgaccgccggccttcagcagactgagtaaccccttgcttgagccagcaaccttgggtccaagcttttttgtttttttctcaagccagcgacctcgggtccatgctggtgagccttgctcaaaccagatgagcccgtgctcaaactggcgaccttggggtctcgaacctgggtcctccgcattccagtccgacgctctatccactgtgccaccgcctggtcaggcaaagccattagtgtttttattttacaaataaagaaacagccCCAGAGATGTTATGGGACTTGCTCAAAGGCGCATAGGGATAGGCTAGAACTTAAACCCAGGTCTAACTTCCCAACCCACTTTTGTTCTTCTCACACTGCCTCTCATCTTCACATCTCCTGAGAGTTCTCTCAAAGATGCGTTTATTCATATTTTACCCTGTCCATTCTCCAGGTCCgaagacagctttttttttttaatattttatttattgatttttagaggggggggaggaggggagagagagagaagggggaggagcagggagaatcaactcccatatgtgccttgaccaggcaagcccaaggttttgaactggcaacctcagtgttccaggtcgtcactttatcccactgagccaccacaggtcaggccatgaagaCAACTTTTCCACCAAATGTaatatcttgttttccttttctctccatttcttctgTCTCCTTGCTGGACCCTTCCCCTACTCCAAAGAAATAATAACCGCCTTATAGAGTAGTTAGCAGGATGATTTCACATAAATTCTCTTTTGATCTAAGTGATGCCTCTGAAACAGGGAGTTCCAGGCACAGAGTAGGTAGACCCAAAAGGgccggggagagggagaggagcctGGAGTGGAGTCAGGGCCGCAGGGGCGGAAGGGACCTGGGCCCCAGAAGCACTTAGGGTCAGGCCACAGGGAGAGGCCAGGGATTGCCCAGCCTGCTGTCATGGCTCTGGGGAGGCCTGGCTGCGCATCTGCCGGGGAAGCAAGTCCTAAGCTAAGACAAATGGAGCTCTGGGGGCCTCTGCACAGagattatctttttcttctttttaaattgtggtcTAATATACATTAACCACATAGTagaaaatttacaattttaaccacataatataaaatttacaactTGAACCATTTTTACGTGCACAGTTCAGCGGCATTACCATAAGTGcattcacagtgttgtacaaccatcactgcCTTCAGCCTCAGAACTTCCTCCTGTTCCACACACAGAAGCTGTGTACCCGCTGGACACAGAttcattcccccttccccttcgcccccaggccctggcataGAGAGGTTCTTCAAAGGGCACTTTAATGGTTCATCGTCCCCCATTCTATCAGCAGGGATCCCAGGTCCAGGAGGTAGAAGGACTGACTTTTCCCTAATCATCCACCCTTTTCATTCAGTGGTCATTAGCAGCCATGGCTAACATAGGGGAATGAACTTGAACCCCCAATCAGTTCTTGGTTTTTGTCAGGAACTCTCATAAAATACTGAGCAGAAGATAAGGTTGTAGGTTTCCTAAAGATTAGAAGCTCCACCAAATTTTAAT
This region of Saccopteryx leptura isolate mSacLep1 chromosome 8, mSacLep1_pri_phased_curated, whole genome shotgun sequence genomic DNA includes:
- the SLC51A gene encoding organic solute transporter subunit alpha isoform X2 translates to MTLLTLGSVAIFLEDAIYLYKNTRCPIKRRTLLWSSSAPTVVSVFCCFGLWIPRSLMLVEMAITSFYAVCFYLLMLVIVEGFGGKEAVVRTLKDTPMMIHTGPCCCCCPCCPKLMLTRKKLQLLMLGPFQYAFFKIMLCLVGLFLVPDGIYDPADISEGSTALWINTFLGVSTLLALWSLAILFRQARLHLGEQNIGAKFALFQVLLILTALQPSIFSVLANGGQIACSPPFSSKIRSQVMNCHLLILETLLITVLTRIYYRRKDDKVGYEPFSS